Proteins found in one Molothrus aeneus isolate 106 chromosome 20, BPBGC_Maene_1.0, whole genome shotgun sequence genomic segment:
- the RHBDD2 gene encoding rhomboid domain-containing protein 2, which translates to MAAPSAPPAAAALTVLLSVGASAPGLLRGVPLAAALRPAALQDGEVHRLITYIFIYEDLISLACGAVIIWYFAGSFEKNVGTVKHCILTATFSVLSALLYLFLQPLVSRLLEVGDAKGFMPVAFAMLGVSTTRSRMKRTLLLGCRVPVLLVPWLGLCLAWFVPHSSLLGNLCGLLVGEAYGLGYCFCLDFPESVGSKLDWVFPFTLLKRIPGLKYIPGSLAERRASGNSMIKAVPGTYPTQSYHCLSPLALPAHPSAQGQSFHHSQALGQQAPQHGPAAGHSLSSAHCQARGAFGECPGQAQAGASPGQCCQLGKFSVPQRVCPAQPQPPTAMGLQQAPGYPAAPVGPVPAEFTRVQVY; encoded by the exons ATGGCGGCGCCCTcggccccgccggccgccgccgccctcaCGGTGCTGCTGTCGGTCGGAGCCTCCGCGCCCGGGCTGCTGAGGGGTGTCCCCCTCGCCGCCGCGCTGCGCCCCGCAGCCCTGCAGGACGGGGAAG ttcACAGGTTGATCACCTACATCTTCATCTACGAGGACCTGATCTCCCTGGCCTGTGGGGCTGTTATCATCTGGTACTTTGCTGGCAGCTTTGAGAAGAACGTGGGCACAGTGAAGCACTGCATCCTCACTGCCACTTTCTCTGTCCTCTCTGCCCTCCTCTACCTCTTCCTCCAGCCCCTTGTCTCCAGGCTGCTGGAAGTGGGAGATGCCAAGGGCTTCATGCCCGTGGCTTTTGCCATGCTGGGGGTCTCCACCACCCGCTCACGCATGAAGAGGACTCTGCTTTTGGGGTGCAgagttcctgtgctgctggtgccgTGGCTTGGGCTCTGCCTGGCGTGGTTTGTCCCCCACTCTTCCCTCTTGGGGAACCTGTGTGGGCTCCTGGTTGGGGAAGCCT ATGGTCTTGGCTACTGTTTCTGCTTGGATTTTCCAGAGTCTGTGGGCTCTAAGCTGGACTGGGTGTTCCCTTTCACTCTGCTGAAGAGGATACCAGGGCTGAAATACATCCCAGGGTCCTTAGCAGAGAGAAGAGCCTCTGGAAACAGCAT GATTAAAGCCGTGCCTGGCACTTACCCCACCCAGAGCTACCACTGCCTATCGCCTCTGGCTCTTCCTGCTCACCCCAGTGCTCAGGGCCAGAGCTTTCAtcacagccaggctctgggaCAGCAGGCACCTCAgcatggccctgctgcaggacacagcctcagctctgcccactGCCAAGCCAGAGGTGCCTTTGGagagtgccctgggcaggcccaggCTGGAGCCTCACCAGGacagtgctgccagctgggcaaaTTCTCTGTCCCACAGCGtgtgtgcccagctcagccacagccacccACAGCCATGGGCCTTCAGCAAGCACCAGGGTatccagcagccccagtgggCCCTGTTCCAGCTGAATTTACCAGAGTGCAGGTGTACTGA